The following are encoded in a window of Deinococcus sp. HSC-46F16 genomic DNA:
- a CDS encoding ABC transporter substrate-binding protein, whose translation MKSTAVLSALLLSSLAVAAPGSWRGTITMSAADYTPNFPGQAKPLKVFQQIAAEYEKKYPGIKIKFHTEPIPDTNTMIRVKAAAGDLFDIYWAQAYSLNSTLPKGVATDLAPYFRQPNPYIPGNKAWQDAMDKAQLAESRSANGAVYTLSGDKVVYGIYYNKDLFKKAGITKVPTSWTELIAASKKLNAAGVYPMHAVPAYPWWSRHFLSDLYAKDYAKLTGYDGLPGQSPLDEAVAISKGILTPKDKRFMSWWPVMKQFTDTWPKDYLTADPAKNYDAFQDFVGQKEAMLYEGSYKAREMQDAGIKFPVGTFNFPKLTKKESPYATGANTANAYAGTGGFQYAMSTPESNRSLREKGKQQAVLDWMRYFGTPKNLQRLTAEQGTYVPTWPGTSAKLGGLGNFDSGALAAQVKLPERSIGVQTATANLGWVDMQRIFGLYLGGVITLAQAEKQVQTTLDRAAADFARKNNVDLSKYK comes from the coding sequence ATGAAGAGTACCGCTGTTCTGTCCGCCTTGCTGCTCAGTTCTCTCGCTGTCGCCGCGCCCGGAAGCTGGCGCGGCACGATCACGATGAGCGCCGCCGACTACACGCCCAACTTTCCGGGTCAGGCCAAGCCGCTCAAGGTCTTTCAGCAGATCGCTGCGGAGTACGAGAAAAAGTACCCCGGCATCAAAATTAAGTTCCACACCGAGCCGATTCCCGACACCAACACCATGATTCGGGTGAAGGCAGCGGCGGGCGACCTCTTTGACATCTACTGGGCGCAGGCGTACAGCCTGAACTCCACCCTGCCCAAGGGGGTGGCGACCGACCTCGCGCCGTATTTCCGGCAGCCCAACCCCTATATCCCCGGCAACAAGGCGTGGCAGGACGCGATGGACAAAGCGCAGCTCGCCGAAAGCCGCAGCGCGAACGGAGCCGTCTATACACTGAGCGGCGACAAGGTCGTCTACGGCATCTACTACAACAAGGACCTGTTTAAGAAAGCCGGGATCACCAAGGTGCCCACGAGCTGGACCGAGCTGATCGCCGCTTCCAAGAAGCTGAACGCGGCAGGGGTTTATCCCATGCACGCCGTGCCCGCCTACCCGTGGTGGAGCCGCCACTTCCTCTCGGACCTGTATGCCAAGGACTACGCGAAGCTCACGGGCTATGACGGGCTGCCGGGGCAGTCCCCGCTGGACGAGGCCGTCGCCATCTCCAAGGGCATCCTGACGCCGAAGGACAAGCGGTTCATGTCGTGGTGGCCGGTCATGAAGCAGTTCACCGACACCTGGCCCAAGGACTACCTGACCGCCGACCCCGCCAAGAACTACGACGCCTTTCAAGACTTCGTGGGGCAGAAGGAGGCGATGCTCTACGAGGGCAGCTACAAGGCCCGCGAGATGCAGGACGCTGGCATCAAGTTCCCGGTGGGCACCTTCAACTTTCCCAAGTTGACCAAGAAGGAAAGCCCCTACGCGACCGGGGCAAACACCGCCAACGCTTATGCGGGCACGGGCGGCTTCCAGTACGCGATGAGCACTCCGGAGTCCAACAGGTCCCTGCGCGAGAAGGGCAAGCAGCAGGCGGTGCTGGACTGGATGCGTTACTTCGGCACGCCGAAGAACCTGCAGCGCCTGACCGCCGAGCAGGGTACCTACGTCCCGACCTGGCCCGGCACGAGTGCCAAGCTGGGGGGCCTGGGCAACTTTGACAGCGGGGCGCTCGCCGCGCAGGTGAAGCTGCCCGAGCGGTCCATCGGGGTTCAGACGGCCACCGCCAACCTGGGTTGGGTGGACATGCAGCGCATCTTCGGGCTGTACCTCGGTGGCGTCATCACGCTGGCGCAGGCGGAAAAGCAGGTGCAGACCACGTTGGACCGCGCCGCCGCCGACTTCGCCCGCAAGAACAACGTGGACCTGTCCAAATACAAGTGA